One Roseimaritima multifibrata DNA window includes the following coding sequences:
- a CDS encoding ABC transporter permease produces the protein MIPMDVMEWLPVWITPFWLIAVGLASGLALLAVVYGLLAALSLVPAIGTLAENRQLATPVAGVLSAVIAGLLCWQYVPQVEPAKYQLHLVLPLIVVGVLCGWGIVYGAWRRTRQEFFLIAKEGPLPYVLGTAAVVMVVGLAGTKLVENPSGILESVKQVNWLDDGTEVISVQLDGVGADLQADEAMFVKIPDLRYDAGRLTEVRIVADKFVRIADAERPADFRMAPVPLQPGEEIYHRSGQMESPPIPPDSDSVYVQNTETDPATVTFTFVRKPIVSQAWTIPFVAVAFALMISAYITFRQAAPRIAAVAMSTAKSEMAQPLYLVLLSLGIVVILVLTIVPFHTMGDDIKMMKDCCMTLIMVLSLVLFVWSAGSTVSEEIEGRTALTVLSKPISRRGFLLGKYTGILMTVLVLFVILGALLAATVSYKPIYDARENSSEDPMWQVTHEEVMSTLPPLTLYFMETMAIGAIAVALATRLPLLPNFIFCFVIYVIGNLTAPLVRSSAGENALVGFVGKLIAVVVPNLNSFSGQAAVDAGISIPPIYLAGAFNYLACFCVMILMFALLLFEDRDLA, from the coding sequence ATGATTCCGATGGACGTTATGGAGTGGTTACCTGTTTGGATCACTCCATTTTGGTTGATCGCCGTCGGTTTGGCGTCCGGTTTGGCTTTGTTGGCGGTCGTTTACGGTCTGCTTGCAGCCCTCTCGCTCGTCCCCGCGATCGGGACATTGGCTGAGAACCGGCAGCTGGCGACGCCCGTGGCGGGGGTTCTGTCAGCCGTCATCGCTGGGCTGCTCTGCTGGCAATATGTCCCGCAGGTAGAGCCGGCGAAGTATCAACTGCACTTGGTTTTGCCTTTGATCGTCGTCGGCGTGTTGTGCGGCTGGGGGATCGTTTACGGAGCTTGGCGGCGAACGCGTCAGGAGTTCTTTCTGATTGCCAAAGAAGGCCCCCTCCCCTACGTGCTGGGGACCGCCGCCGTTGTCATGGTCGTCGGATTGGCCGGCACAAAATTAGTCGAGAACCCAAGTGGGATCTTGGAATCGGTCAAACAAGTCAATTGGCTGGATGATGGTACCGAGGTCATCTCTGTGCAGCTTGATGGCGTGGGTGCCGATCTGCAGGCCGACGAAGCGATGTTCGTCAAAATTCCCGATTTGCGCTACGATGCAGGCCGATTGACCGAAGTCCGGATCGTTGCGGACAAATTTGTCCGGATCGCGGATGCGGAACGTCCCGCTGATTTTCGTATGGCACCCGTTCCTCTGCAGCCGGGCGAAGAGATTTATCATCGTTCAGGACAGATGGAATCCCCGCCAATTCCGCCAGACAGTGATAGTGTCTACGTCCAAAATACAGAAACCGACCCTGCTACGGTCACGTTTACGTTTGTGCGTAAACCGATCGTATCGCAGGCTTGGACCATTCCGTTTGTGGCAGTCGCGTTTGCGTTGATGATTTCGGCTTACATCACTTTCCGCCAAGCTGCCCCGCGAATTGCGGCCGTGGCAATGTCGACTGCCAAGAGCGAAATGGCCCAGCCGTTGTACCTGGTGCTGTTGTCGCTGGGGATCGTGGTGATCTTGGTTCTTACGATCGTCCCGTTCCATACGATGGGCGACGATATCAAGATGATGAAAGACTGCTGCATGACGCTGATCATGGTTCTCTCGCTGGTCCTTTTTGTTTGGTCGGCCGGTTCGACCGTTTCCGAAGAGATCGAAGGGCGAACGGCGTTGACGGTGCTTAGCAAGCCGATCAGCCGAAGAGGGTTTTTGCTTGGGAAATACACGGGGATCTTGATGACCGTGTTGGTCCTGTTTGTGATCTTGGGAGCCCTGCTCGCTGCGACGGTCAGCTATAAACCGATCTATGACGCACGTGAGAATTCGTCTGAGGATCCGATGTGGCAGGTGACCCATGAAGAGGTGATGAGCACCCTTCCGCCGCTGACGCTGTACTTTATGGAAACAATGGCCATCGGTGCGATTGCGGTCGCGTTGGCGACTCGCTTGCCCCTTTTGCCTAACTTTATCTTCTGCTTCGTGATCTACGTCATCGGTAACTTAACGGCTCCTTTGGTGAGGTCGTCTGCGGGGGAAAATGCGCTTGTCGGTTTTGTCGGCAAGCTGATCGCGGTGGTGGTCCCCAACTTGAACTCGTTCAGTGGCCAGGCGGCGGTCGATGCGGGGATTTCAATCCCCCCGATCTACTTGGCCGGAGCGTTCAATTACTTGGCCTGTTTCTGCGTGATGATTTTGATGTTTGCACTGCTGCTGTTCGAAGATCGCGACCTCGCTTAG
- a CDS encoding STAS domain-containing protein has protein sequence MATELSDRVEFSTLGSQLVAKLMDARIVSGRVATQIRERLTTALDRQGSAVRSVRIDLACVEMIGSAGLNELIGFRTRARGQGMTVELTDAQPQVREVLIMTRLDRVFDVPDVFHEEDQTS, from the coding sequence ATGGCGACAGAATTATCAGATCGCGTAGAGTTTTCAACTTTGGGGTCACAATTGGTGGCGAAGCTGATGGACGCTCGGATTGTTAGCGGCCGGGTCGCTACTCAAATCCGTGAACGCCTGACGACGGCGCTTGATCGTCAGGGATCCGCAGTTCGCTCGGTTCGTATCGATCTAGCGTGTGTCGAGATGATCGGCAGCGCAGGGCTAAACGAGTTAATCGGTTTCCGAACTCGAGCTCGTGGACAAGGGATGACGGTCGAGCTGACCGATGCCCAGCCTCAGGTCCGCGAAGTCCTGATCATGACTCGTTTAGACAGGGTCTTTGATGTGCCCGATGTCTTCCACGAAGAGGATCAAACCTCTTGA
- a CDS encoding NAD(+)/NADH kinase, translated as MSRSRPEFFRPWPQSGRSRPEVVILGVPGREQVLQELQRLRPIIASRADIAAIDLEFSYDFTDKDHDLVIVLGGDGSILQAARQMGENQIPVLGVNCGKLGFLAALSPNQFLDVWPEVCCGGFEIVSHLMLRATLTRDGEVLGSHLGLNEAAILGGPPYQILSIDMFVDGQLATTYRCDGLIISTPIGSTAHNLSAGGPILHRTLDAFAISPISPHTLTYRPVVDSADRIIELTVAVPNESTSIVVDGRVLGRIEAGDRVEVRRSDHAFWMLNVPGQNDYRTLRDKLGWGGNTLPKK; from the coding sequence TTGAGTCGATCGCGTCCTGAATTTTTCCGACCTTGGCCACAGAGCGGGCGTTCACGTCCTGAGGTGGTCATATTGGGAGTTCCCGGACGCGAGCAGGTTTTGCAGGAACTTCAGCGGTTAAGACCGATCATCGCTTCGCGGGCAGATATCGCCGCGATTGATTTGGAATTCAGCTACGATTTCACCGACAAAGATCACGATCTGGTGATTGTCCTTGGCGGCGACGGTTCGATTTTGCAGGCCGCACGCCAGATGGGCGAAAATCAGATTCCCGTCCTGGGAGTCAACTGCGGAAAATTGGGATTCTTGGCCGCCCTTTCCCCCAATCAATTTTTGGATGTCTGGCCCGAGGTCTGCTGCGGAGGTTTCGAGATCGTTTCGCATCTGATGTTGAGGGCGACCTTAACTCGTGATGGCGAAGTCTTGGGTTCGCATCTCGGATTGAATGAGGCGGCCATCTTGGGTGGGCCGCCCTATCAGATTCTTAGTATCGACATGTTCGTCGATGGGCAGTTGGCGACGACCTATCGGTGCGATGGGTTGATTATCAGCACCCCGATCGGCTCGACGGCTCATAATCTTTCAGCGGGTGGGCCGATCCTGCACCGAACGCTTGACGCGTTCGCCATTTCGCCGATCAGCCCACATACGCTCACCTATCGTCCCGTGGTCGATAGCGCAGACCGCATCATCGAACTGACGGTGGCGGTGCCAAACGAGTCGACCAGCATTGTGGTGGACGGTCGTGTGCTGGGGCGGATCGAGGCGGGGGACCGAGTGGAAGTACGCCGTTCGGATCACGCTTTCTGGATGCTGAACGTCCCCGGTCAAAACGATTACCGCACCTTGCGGGATAAACTGGGGTGGGGCGGCAATACGCTTCCTAAGAAATAG
- a CDS encoding anti-sigma factor family protein — protein MNNPFDRSLLSGYVDGELTAEETTLVETALQETPDLRAELQDIQAIRQALQSLPTPSFDSDIREAVRARIAQAQAQNAQPAAGHLGRPGSGIVTLQHLSTLALAATVLLAVGWSLWHVSKPNTKNTSIALAPGPIPPENAEPQDRADSPSSLELSAPDMAAGMAAPDAVASESAGSEAAVSDAPAPMLKSLPMQRSAPEAKNSENVNSPKLGRASAPEAQSFGFGGRGMPSPETAENKLAMAPESAAIPQPSLRAAPLRAEPSRMMRSVQSQNRSAPEMQKSAQRAAATQKRAAPPPAASFAADDATGAAMSAAAAPALRARGAAAPADGDNLAQPLRVSFVSQEFPGQGNANRIPPSNPSNRLISHFPAGRVTMATTWLVERFQVQMPEKAAAPTLEAEPRPIIFLVQGPPIAVKQFRQVWIQFVQKQEGAIHQEEPSTENAAPMKKDDSPGGTTAPTELYVHLIEMPTK, from the coding sequence ATGAATAATCCGTTTGATCGCTCGCTCCTCAGTGGGTACGTGGATGGTGAATTGACCGCGGAAGAAACAACGCTGGTCGAAACGGCTCTGCAGGAAACCCCCGACCTTCGGGCAGAACTGCAAGACATCCAAGCGATTCGCCAAGCCCTGCAAAGCCTCCCGACCCCCAGTTTCGATAGCGATATTCGCGAGGCTGTTCGAGCTCGTATCGCCCAAGCCCAAGCTCAAAATGCGCAACCGGCGGCGGGCCACCTTGGACGACCAGGGTCCGGCATTGTGACGCTTCAGCATCTGTCGACCTTGGCTTTGGCCGCAACCGTTTTACTCGCGGTCGGTTGGTCGCTCTGGCACGTCAGCAAACCGAACACCAAGAACACATCGATCGCCCTCGCTCCGGGACCGATCCCACCCGAAAACGCGGAACCGCAGGATCGCGCCGATTCGCCCAGTTCCCTTGAATTATCTGCACCCGATATGGCCGCTGGAATGGCTGCCCCCGATGCAGTCGCCTCCGAATCCGCAGGCTCCGAAGCCGCCGTCTCCGATGCTCCGGCGCCGATGCTGAAAAGCCTGCCAATGCAACGTTCGGCCCCGGAAGCAAAGAACAGCGAAAACGTGAACTCGCCTAAGCTAGGGCGTGCGAGCGCGCCCGAAGCCCAAAGCTTTGGCTTCGGGGGCAGGGGAATGCCATCGCCCGAGACGGCTGAAAACAAGCTTGCCATGGCCCCTGAATCGGCCGCGATCCCGCAGCCCTCCCTCCGCGCCGCCCCCCTCCGCGCCGAACCGTCACGAATGATGCGGAGCGTACAATCTCAAAATCGCAGCGCACCGGAAATGCAAAAATCGGCTCAGCGAGCCGCCGCTACGCAAAAACGTGCCGCCCCACCTCCGGCCGCTTCGTTTGCAGCGGACGATGCGACGGGCGCGGCAATGTCCGCTGCCGCTGCTCCTGCCCTTAGAGCAAGAGGCGCCGCTGCACCGGCTGACGGAGACAACCTTGCCCAACCGCTCCGCGTTTCCTTCGTTTCCCAGGAGTTTCCTGGGCAGGGAAATGCAAATCGCATTCCGCCCTCCAATCCTTCCAATCGTTTGATCAGCCACTTCCCCGCAGGACGGGTGACGATGGCAACAACCTGGCTGGTAGAGCGTTTCCAGGTGCAAATGCCCGAAAAAGCCGCTGCCCCCACGCTGGAGGCCGAACCTCGCCCAATCATCTTTTTGGTACAAGGCCCGCCCATCGCAGTGAAGCAATTCCGGCAGGTATGGATTCAGTTCGTCCAAAAACAGGAAGGGGCAATCCATCAAGAAGAACCGAGCACCGAAAACGCTGCCCCCATGAAGAAAGACGACTCGCCGGGCGGCACTACGGCACCAACGGAACTGTACGTTCACCTGATTGAAATGCCGACGAAATGA
- a CDS encoding RNA polymerase sigma factor, translated as MSVSHNRPPNQPSDASGSPSSLGAEETDETIISRTLEGEAEAFDILISRYAPRLTRMAYGLVNHHQDAEDLVQEALANAFFKLDSFGGRSSFFTWIYRITVNLSISKHRKRRIETTHKSIPLEETSTSSNGDTPDSVAETEELVQQMRQAIAQLEDDRRSVLVLRDMDGLDYDQIAEILKIPKGTVRSRLHRARNDLKELMSRYSLPTPFPTPEACDE; from the coding sequence GTGAGCGTCTCCCATAATAGACCGCCCAACCAGCCTTCTGACGCTTCGGGTTCCCCGTCGTCACTAGGTGCCGAAGAGACCGACGAAACCATCATCTCCCGGACTTTGGAAGGTGAGGCGGAGGCTTTTGATATATTGATCAGCCGCTACGCCCCTCGCTTAACGCGAATGGCTTATGGGCTGGTGAATCACCATCAAGATGCCGAAGACTTGGTTCAAGAAGCGCTCGCAAACGCCTTTTTCAAGCTCGATAGCTTTGGAGGGCGGAGCTCGTTTTTCACATGGATCTATCGAATTACCGTTAACCTCTCGATCAGTAAACACCGCAAACGCCGGATCGAAACGACCCACAAGTCGATTCCGCTGGAGGAGACAAGCACATCCTCCAATGGCGACACTCCCGATTCGGTGGCGGAAACGGAAGAACTGGTCCAGCAGATGCGGCAGGCGATTGCCCAACTGGAAGACGACCGACGCAGCGTACTGGTCCTCCGCGATATGGACGGCCTGGACTATGACCAAATTGCTGAAATCCTAAAAATACCCAAAGGGACCGTCCGCAGCCGTCTGCATCGAGCCCGAAATGACCTGAAAGAGCTGATGTCCCGCTACTCACTCCCCACCCCCTTCCCAACTCCGGAGGCATGCGATGAATAA
- a CDS encoding bifunctional proline dehydrogenase/L-glutamate gamma-semialdehyde dehydrogenase gives MFDSTAPLSQNDLLKAGEGSENPSDDSGAAIEIAKQLLLRSRSLLSPAEKIQQAELDRMIGRREDKATLVAMTDQAFRTHVPARVADQLTHILDLQGVPRFFSPLDRTLLRGFQSFGSYLPGVAIPLVKEKMRRETANVILPAEPELLNEHLRQRHKEGVRMNVNFLGEALLGEREARRRLKVYLAALADPQIECISVKISTIYSQISPLARQHTVDVVADRMELLYRAAARTKHIRPDGKETTKFVYLDMEEYRDLHLTADCLMQALDREELQQVRAGIALQAYVPDSYPVLQTLVEWAKKRVAAGGHPVTIRVVKGANLEMERVEASVAGWPQAPYLHKWETDANYKRMLRLLLQPEVANAVQTGVASHNLFDIGLAMVWANQAGVLPSVQFEMLEGMANHQRRALFEATGSMLLYAPACRQEDFLHAIGYLIRRLDENTGEDNFLRHTFQLQPDTPEWDQLVAGFLKSYEQIDQVSALPRRTQDRRQPPAQPPVAPNWESFINEPDTDWSLPQNGEWIAGLLAKHKLLCNDMAPTVPVVVGGETIEASDSKEQAGRTLRESFDPSRPKTVSCRFLEATADDIRKAIQTAADDPDGWRKTTLSYRHERLREAAQKMRERRGDLIATAVAEGGKTVLETDPEVSEAIDFAEFYPLTAVPYQSDPNGSQPRGVIAVISPWNFPLAIPCGGIAAALAAGNTVILKPASDTVLCAYRICQAFWDAGIPRTALQFIPCQGRLAGEHLIPDPRIDSVILTGGTSTAKAMLDARPDLDLLAETGGKNATIVTSMADRDLAIKHVLHSAFSNCGQKCSATSLLLLEQEVYDDPHFRETLSDAVKSLRVGEAWDLTNKMGPLIRPPSDDLARGMKELEPGESWLVIPEHVGDNPRMYRPGVKWNVQPESFTHWTELFGPVLGVIPFRRLDEAVAIVNATGYGLTSGLESLDDREQELWRETIRAGNLYINRPTTGAIVLRQPFGGMGASAFGAGLKAGSPNYVVGLMRHPKRSADRSVEDQPTVTAESSEPISDVLPTPETFSFSGESPLESWHEALRELTSAATLSADDRESLQVAATSIRRAVAEEFGQVHDPLKLLGQDNLHRYLAVPHLRVRLQNSDRPVAALIAAMAAAEVGCRAVFSYAPDTCSETVKTLQTVMEHWAGRIELLEESNAELIQAIESGAIDRLRLLSEDYLEEAVLRACGTAFVPAIRRSISENGRIECLWFVREQSISHDYHRYGNLGARER, from the coding sequence ATGTTCGATTCAACTGCGCCACTTTCACAGAACGACCTACTGAAGGCGGGAGAGGGATCCGAAAACCCTTCGGATGACAGCGGTGCGGCGATTGAAATTGCCAAGCAACTGCTCCTCCGCTCGCGTTCGCTGCTTTCTCCGGCGGAGAAAATCCAGCAGGCCGAACTGGACCGCATGATCGGTCGCCGCGAGGACAAGGCGACGCTGGTCGCGATGACGGACCAGGCTTTCCGGACCCACGTCCCTGCCCGCGTCGCCGATCAATTGACGCATATCCTGGATCTCCAAGGGGTCCCCCGTTTCTTCAGCCCGCTCGACCGCACGCTCCTCCGCGGATTCCAGTCTTTCGGCAGCTACCTGCCTGGGGTCGCCATCCCCTTGGTGAAAGAAAAAATGCGCCGGGAAACCGCCAATGTGATCCTCCCTGCCGAACCGGAACTGCTTAACGAGCATCTCCGCCAACGCCACAAGGAGGGGGTCCGCATGAATGTCAACTTCCTTGGTGAAGCCCTGCTCGGAGAACGCGAAGCACGACGCCGACTGAAGGTCTACTTAGCGGCTCTGGCCGACCCGCAAATCGAGTGCATCTCGGTCAAGATCTCGACGATCTATTCACAGATTTCGCCTCTGGCCAGGCAACATACGGTCGATGTCGTGGCCGATCGGATGGAATTGCTCTACCGGGCGGCCGCTCGCACGAAACATATTCGCCCCGACGGCAAGGAAACAACAAAATTTGTCTACTTGGACATGGAGGAATACCGCGACTTGCATCTGACGGCCGACTGCCTGATGCAAGCTTTGGACCGCGAAGAATTGCAACAGGTCCGCGCCGGGATCGCACTCCAAGCCTATGTCCCGGACTCTTATCCAGTCCTGCAGACCCTTGTTGAATGGGCGAAAAAACGGGTCGCAGCAGGCGGGCATCCCGTGACGATCCGAGTCGTCAAAGGAGCCAACTTGGAAATGGAGCGAGTCGAAGCTTCGGTCGCAGGCTGGCCTCAGGCTCCCTATCTGCACAAATGGGAAACGGATGCCAACTACAAACGGATGCTAAGACTGCTGCTTCAGCCCGAAGTTGCAAACGCCGTCCAGACCGGCGTCGCCTCGCACAACCTGTTCGATATCGGATTGGCGATGGTCTGGGCCAATCAGGCAGGAGTCCTCCCTTCGGTCCAGTTTGAAATGCTGGAGGGAATGGCGAACCATCAACGCCGCGCTCTTTTTGAAGCGACCGGAAGCATGCTGCTGTATGCCCCCGCCTGCCGCCAAGAAGATTTCCTGCACGCCATCGGGTATCTGATTCGTCGCCTGGACGAGAACACCGGCGAAGACAACTTCCTCCGGCACACTTTCCAGCTTCAGCCCGACACACCGGAATGGGACCAACTGGTCGCTGGGTTTCTAAAATCATACGAACAAATCGATCAGGTCTCTGCGCTACCACGCCGCACTCAGGATCGTCGCCAACCTCCCGCCCAGCCGCCGGTTGCCCCCAACTGGGAATCGTTCATCAACGAACCGGACACCGATTGGTCTCTTCCGCAGAACGGCGAGTGGATCGCAGGCCTACTGGCAAAACATAAATTGCTTTGCAACGACATGGCTCCCACCGTCCCCGTGGTCGTTGGCGGCGAAACAATCGAGGCTTCCGACAGCAAGGAGCAAGCGGGCAGAACGCTGCGAGAATCGTTCGATCCCTCGCGGCCCAAAACCGTTTCATGCCGTTTTCTAGAAGCGACTGCCGACGATATCCGCAAAGCGATTCAAACCGCAGCCGATGATCCGGACGGCTGGCGAAAAACGACGCTTTCCTATCGCCACGAACGGCTCCGCGAAGCCGCCCAAAAAATGCGAGAACGACGCGGCGACCTCATCGCAACCGCCGTCGCCGAAGGTGGCAAAACGGTACTGGAAACCGACCCCGAAGTTAGCGAAGCGATCGACTTTGCCGAATTCTATCCACTGACGGCGGTCCCTTACCAATCCGATCCCAACGGTTCGCAGCCACGTGGAGTGATCGCGGTCATCAGCCCCTGGAATTTCCCGCTGGCGATTCCCTGCGGCGGGATCGCCGCGGCGCTTGCCGCGGGAAACACAGTCATCCTGAAACCGGCTAGCGATACGGTCCTCTGTGCATACCGAATCTGCCAAGCGTTCTGGGATGCCGGAATCCCACGGACGGCCCTCCAGTTCATTCCCTGCCAAGGCAGGCTGGCCGGGGAACATCTGATCCCCGACCCACGTATCGACAGCGTGATCCTGACCGGAGGAACCTCCACGGCGAAAGCGATGTTAGATGCTCGTCCTGACCTAGACCTACTGGCGGAAACCGGCGGCAAAAACGCGACGATCGTTACCTCCATGGCCGACCGCGACCTTGCGATCAAACATGTCTTGCATTCGGCCTTTAGCAACTGCGGACAAAAGTGCAGTGCCACGTCGCTGCTGCTGCTTGAACAAGAGGTCTATGACGACCCGCACTTCCGGGAAACCTTAAGCGACGCCGTCAAAAGTCTCCGCGTTGGCGAAGCCTGGGACCTGACCAACAAAATGGGTCCCCTGATCCGTCCACCTAGCGACGACCTTGCCAGAGGCATGAAGGAACTGGAGCCGGGTGAATCTTGGCTGGTCATTCCGGAACATGTCGGAGACAACCCCCGAATGTACCGGCCCGGAGTCAAATGGAACGTCCAGCCGGAAAGCTTCACGCACTGGACCGAACTGTTCGGGCCCGTCCTTGGAGTCATCCCATTCCGCAGACTGGACGAAGCGGTCGCGATCGTGAACGCTACCGGCTACGGACTGACCAGCGGCCTGGAAAGCCTGGATGACCGAGAACAAGAACTGTGGCGAGAAACCATCCGCGCTGGCAACCTTTACATCAACCGTCCGACCACCGGCGCAATCGTGCTGCGACAACCCTTTGGTGGAATGGGAGCAAGCGCCTTCGGAGCCGGACTGAAAGCGGGAAGCCCCAACTACGTCGTCGGTCTGATGCGACACCCCAAACGGTCCGCGGATCGCTCTGTCGAAGACCAACCAACCGTCACGGCCGAATCAAGCGAACCGATTTCCGATGTGCTGCCGACTCCGGAAACGTTCTCCTTCAGCGGGGAATCGCCGTTAGAATCCTGGCACGAAGCTCTCCGCGAATTGACCTCGGCCGCCACCCTGTCGGCCGACGACCGGGAAAGCTTGCAAGTCGCCGCTACATCGATTCGCCGCGCGGTCGCCGAGGAATTCGGGCAGGTCCATGATCCACTAAAACTGCTGGGCCAAGACAACCTCCACCGCTACCTAGCCGTCCCCCATCTGCGTGTCCGCCTACAAAACAGCGACCGACCTGTCGCGGCACTGATCGCGGCGATGGCGGCAGCGGAAGTCGGTTGCCGGGCCGTTTTCTCTTACGCTCCCGACACCTGTTCGGAGACCGTAAAAACTTTACAAACGGTGATGGAACATTGGGCCGGACGGATTGAATTACTGGAAGAATCCAACGCCGAACTCATTCAAGCGATCGAATCGGGAGCGATCGACCGCTTGCGTCTGCTCTCCGAAGACTACCTCGAAGAAGCGGTACTCCGGGCCTGCGGGACCGCCTTTGTACCGGCGATCCGACGCTCGATCAGCGAAAATGGACGTATCGAATGCTTGTGGTTTGTCCGCGAGCAATCGATCTCGCACGACTACCATCGCTATGGCAACCTGGGTGCCCGCGAGCGATAA
- a CDS encoding 50S ribosomal protein L25 yields the protein MAEVLNVEKREAFGSAATTRIRREGRVPAVLYGHGQETQHLSISQGEVDALIRHHGRAVELKGALQDTAMVNDVQWDPLGIDILHLDLLRVNLQEVVDVTVSVHLHGEAPGVREGGILLESVHEVDVRCKAGSIPESVELSVAELHVGESATAAQLILPEGVELITDPETVLARVEEPRAEKDPEDELSSIGAEPEVIGAKKDEEDGDKG from the coding sequence ATGGCTGAGGTTCTTAACGTCGAAAAGCGTGAAGCATTTGGTTCTGCGGCAACAACTCGTATCCGTCGTGAAGGTCGGGTTCCTGCCGTTTTGTATGGGCACGGTCAGGAGACCCAGCATCTATCGATTTCGCAAGGCGAAGTAGATGCCCTGATCCGTCACCACGGACGAGCTGTCGAATTGAAAGGGGCGTTGCAAGATACCGCCATGGTCAATGACGTACAGTGGGATCCATTGGGGATCGATATCCTTCACCTCGACCTTCTGCGGGTTAATCTTCAGGAAGTTGTGGATGTGACGGTTTCGGTTCACCTGCATGGCGAAGCCCCAGGCGTTCGCGAAGGGGGGATCTTGCTAGAATCGGTCCACGAGGTCGATGTTCGCTGTAAAGCGGGTAGCATTCCTGAAAGTGTTGAACTTTCCGTGGCAGAATTGCACGTGGGCGAAAGTGCTACTGCCGCTCAGTTGATTCTTCCTGAGGGAGTCGAACTGATCACCGATCCTGAAACCGTACTGGCTCGAGTTGAAGAGCCTCGTGCTGAGAAGGATCCTGAGGACGAATTGTCGAGCATCGGTGCAGAGCCCGAAGTTATCGGCGCCAAGAAGGACGAAGAGGACGGAGACAAAGGCTAA
- the pth gene encoding aminoacyl-tRNA hydrolase → MKLVVGLGNPGRRYDQTRHNVGFAMAAEFAKMIGGDSPRGRFDGDWIEGSVEGTKVGLLCPLKYMNASGLSVRQATDFYKLSAADVLVVCDDMNLPLGRLRIRAGGSAGGQKGLADVIRHLATDRVPRLRVGIDPPPSGWNVPDYVLSKFKSSEQATVDQAVQRAAFAAADWVQHDLAFCMNRYNGKDESD, encoded by the coding sequence ATGAAATTAGTTGTAGGACTGGGAAACCCTGGTCGGCGGTATGATCAGACCCGGCATAACGTTGGGTTTGCAATGGCCGCTGAATTCGCCAAAATGATTGGCGGGGATTCTCCTCGGGGACGATTTGATGGCGACTGGATCGAAGGATCTGTCGAAGGAACTAAAGTGGGCTTACTCTGCCCTTTGAAGTACATGAATGCCAGTGGCCTGAGCGTACGCCAAGCGACTGATTTTTACAAATTATCGGCAGCCGATGTTTTGGTTGTCTGTGATGATATGAACCTTCCTCTCGGAAGACTCCGGATTCGTGCCGGAGGTTCGGCGGGAGGGCAAAAAGGACTTGCTGATGTTATTCGGCACCTGGCGACTGATCGGGTGCCAAGACTGCGAGTTGGGATCGATCCGCCTCCAAGTGGGTGGAATGTGCCGGACTACGTGCTCAGTAAGTTCAAATCAAGCGAACAGGCAACCGTTGATCAAGCGGTTCAGCGAGCCGCCTTTGCTGCGGCAGACTGGGTGCAGCATGATCTTGCGTTTTGTATGAATCGCTACAATGGCAAAGATGAGTCCGATTGA
- the rpsF gene encoding 30S ribosomal protein S6, producing MALNVYETLLILDSNKYARDPGGVASALSDLIAGIDGEVLASRLWMEQRLAYPMDGHQKGTYWLLYFRAEGKRLTDLDRALHLHEGVIRQMTLRIDPRLVEPMLANARGEYRQEDAEGEDKPEETADAEAATTAS from the coding sequence GTGGCATTAAACGTATACGAAACGCTGTTGATTCTGGACAGCAATAAGTACGCCCGCGACCCAGGTGGGGTTGCGTCCGCGTTGAGTGATCTGATCGCAGGTATTGACGGTGAAGTCCTGGCAAGTCGCCTTTGGATGGAACAGCGTCTTGCCTACCCTATGGACGGACATCAAAAAGGAACCTACTGGTTGCTTTATTTCCGTGCTGAAGGCAAGCGATTGACCGATTTGGATCGGGCACTTCACCTGCACGAAGGGGTTATTCGTCAGATGACCCTTCGCATTGATCCTCGTTTGGTCGAGCCAATGTTGGCGAATGCTCGTGGCGAATATCGTCAAGAGGACGCCGAAGGCGAAGATAAGCCTGAAGAAACGGCAGATGCCGAAGCAGCCACCACGGCTAGCTAA